In one window of Onychomys torridus chromosome 5, mOncTor1.1, whole genome shotgun sequence DNA:
- the LOC118584654 gene encoding prolactin-5A1-like produces MQLSLTQTHSWALLLPLLSSMLLWEKVASLPMCEVINGHCQLTLEYLFNQARGLPEDSNRLILEMFNEFNKEYYSGPWALNKIPLQFLCHKYSFPFPDNATEGQEIQPEVLLKVTIGMLVGWNNTLSHVIIDLADLESIPGVGAFISKIRKIVENFTKLTKLLKDVKSLLNLVRLEFEEDEAYPASAGLPSSHLLNNSSRLLFYYILLGCLKFNAEKVVTHVKILRCQMVRRKC; encoded by the exons ATGCAACTGTCTTTGACTCAAACCCACTCCT GGGCACTCCTGCTGCCACTATTATCAAGCATGCTTCTGTGGGAGAAGGTGGCCTCTCTGCCCATGTGTGAAGTAATAAATGGGCATTGCCAGCTGACTCTTGAGTACTTGTTTAATCAGGCACGTGGCCTACCTGAGGACAGCAACCGCCTCATTTTGGAAATGTTCAATGAGTTT AACAAAGAGTATTACTCAGGTCCATGGGCCCTGAACAAAATCCCCCTGCAATTCTTGTGCCACAAGtattccttccctttcccagatAACGCAACAGAAGGCCAAGAGATTCAG CCTGAGGTCCTTCTGAAAGTGACCATAGGCATGCTGGTTGGCTGGAATAACACCCTGAGTCATGTAATAATAGATCTTGCTGATCTGGAGTCAATCCCTGGTGTTGGTGCTTTCATATCTAAAATCAGAAAGATAGTTGAAAATTTCACAAAACTCACAAAACTCCTAAAGGATGTAAAGTCATTACTCAACCTG GTTCGTCTTGAATTTGAGGAAGATGAGGCCTACCCTGCCTCAGCTGGATTGCCATCTTCACATCTGTTAAACAATTCCTCTCGCCTTCTTTTCTATTATATCCTCCTTGGCTGCCTGAAGTTTAATGCAGAAAAGGTTGTCACGCATGTCAAGATCCTGAGATGTCAAATGGTCCGCAGAAAATGTTAA